A section of the Maylandia zebra isolate NMK-2024a linkage group LG8, Mzebra_GT3a, whole genome shotgun sequence genome encodes:
- the LOC101469199 gene encoding uncharacterized protein LOC101469199: MREPDCMMKAYWWSCVLGLLCMPAEVILDIRKAFQNPSAITFMRVNSSAEIVCTTSLENPMGLYMHRRFHKEQDVVYLDLNGFSVTKNTTSNKFKGRIIISPAKKITQELRGFTFQLSLLELEDTNLYYCEWIYTDEKFNKLLMTSNGTVIIVREGGPEEQCTNSILDLTLICSVVIGFTVILSLIIGVLIMRCKRYKKKFRPAVPELPPRSQRPRQTCSCHHHNAYLVTSLSTDVNTDFRGLL, translated from the exons ATGCGCGAGCCTGACTGCATGATGAAAGCCTACTGGTGGAGCTGTGTGCTGGGACTGCTCTGCATGCCTGCGGAGGTAATATTAGACATCAGGAAAG CTTTCCAAAATCCTTCAGCCATCACTTTCATGAGAGTCAATTCATCTGCTGAAATCGTGTGCACCACATCCTTGGAAAATCCAATGGGGCTGTACATGCATAGGCGTTTCCACAAGGAACAAGATGTTGTGTACCTGGACTTGAATGGATTTTCAGTCACCAAGAATACCACATCTAACAAATTCAAAGGCCGAATAATCATAAGTCCAGCCAAGAAGATCACACAGGAACTTCGTGGGTTCACTTTCCAGTTGTCTTTGCTGGAGCTCGAGGACACAAACTTGTATTACTGCGAGTGGATTTACACGGACGAGAAATTCAACAAGCTGCTCATGACCAGCAACGGCACAGTCATTATCGTCAGAG agggtGGCCCAGAGGAACAATGCACAAACTCCATACTGGATCTGACCTTGATTTGCTCTGTCGTCATAGGATTTACTGTCATACTGTCCCTCATCATTGGAGTGCTGATTATGAGGTGCAAACGA TATAAAAAGAAATTCAGACCTGCCGTGCCTGAATTACCACCAAGATCCCAGAGGCCTCGGCAGACCTGCTCTTGCCACCATCACAATGCTTACTTAGTTACATCTCTAAGCACGGATGTCAACACAGACTTCAGGGGTCTCCTGTAA